In a single window of the Leptospiraceae bacterium genome:
- a CDS encoding MMPL family transporter — translation MKNIISILSHIFLLRPFFTLFALAIIIGLSVHQSFKLSINSNQIDLLPSNGIEVVKTKEVIEMIGGNGFYIVAMKIKDEKGRDKKILSAVDAKKKGNMELFASEMAEADKIKQDNLEYYTKNERKIKRYADKLTAELLKDKDIRYISYKYDTTFLKDRLPMYIKSHDMREARSRIKRKIDEEIEKLNPFYINLTGEEYNPTFDDILAKYQRLAKRDVFDAYNIAPDKGMLLLLVKPEGSFLDLNFTRNLEVKIKKVVADMKLEEKGIHVAYSGSYKLNLDDYDSLVDALKPISIASLVGITILLFVFFRNPLFIFVLVISLLTGITITFGVTGLVIGRLNTVTTIMAAVLMGLGIDYGIQFLYRFREEFTLRDDFMTSVTETIYHTGIASLISALTTTSAFIVLMFSDFKGFSEFGLIACYGIIIIAISMYFVTALQIAIIFRLAPSLKRYFYMNQRESEESNFAHRFFVKPKRVLIVSAVIILGISAFAPTVKFNYSGRDLLLENQESLLIYDEIGDRFDVSSDPQAIVTDTLEKSEAVFDFFTPVPEEMANSVDQVVSIWNIIPPENQQRENLHILRQIKNDLKYMKPSMLKEEHKKHLPTVDKYLGVKDFSYADVPDLFTKQFTEVPTSKIKGHMLFIYPKVALWHGKDLESFYNNVAKFDYPLISKRTLNAILYSTDIDLDKNSEDHVIGKYTSEEEATILKIVNSASKEELMKMNILPLTAQLLVEKRPFESIVQMRSFKETAYTAGSVILFAKLAMIVRGEAYPAVGFTLLIVLVILVTFYRGLIPAILSLFPLVVGLAVMLGIMGIFGSKINFFNVLVFPIVIGYGIQNGIYIYYRFMEERNVGKTISRVGPAIIASTLTTLVGWGVLLIAEHRGLHSVGVTASIGIGSSLLVALTLLPSMLALVYAPKKEEETQEVSVGLNIDTSTEEKAVEEEPEEDTIDLDAATTDSPIEAIDSKVQDVDTNYKEDVKDKLEIVKDAPIDLDTVSDDDTPVELPTNVDLHVKEEMKEKLETMKDAPIDLDKELDDDASDVATPVKIDLNLKEDLKAKLEETAAKKKSPKKKPTTKKKANSDLTQKATTEEKPVAKKKPASKKKK, via the coding sequence ATGAAAAATATAATCTCAATTCTCTCTCATATTTTTTTATTGCGTCCGTTTTTTACGTTGTTTGCTTTAGCAATTATCATTGGGCTTTCAGTTCATCAGTCCTTTAAACTTAGTATCAATAGCAATCAGATTGATCTACTTCCTTCAAATGGTATTGAAGTTGTTAAAACCAAAGAGGTCATCGAGATGATTGGTGGAAACGGTTTTTATATCGTTGCCATGAAAATCAAAGATGAAAAAGGTAGAGACAAAAAGATATTATCCGCCGTAGACGCCAAGAAAAAAGGCAATATGGAACTCTTTGCCTCTGAAATGGCAGAAGCAGATAAGATCAAGCAAGACAATCTTGAATACTACACTAAGAATGAGCGCAAAATCAAGCGTTATGCGGACAAGCTCACTGCGGAGTTATTAAAAGATAAAGACATTCGTTATATTTCTTATAAATACGATACTACTTTTTTAAAAGACCGGCTTCCTATGTATATCAAATCACACGATATGCGCGAAGCCCGCAGTCGTATCAAACGTAAGATTGATGAAGAGATAGAAAAATTAAATCCGTTTTACATTAACTTAACTGGTGAAGAATACAATCCGACCTTTGATGATATTCTTGCTAAATACCAACGACTTGCTAAGCGAGATGTATTTGATGCTTATAACATCGCACCGGATAAGGGGATGTTGCTTCTGCTTGTGAAACCGGAAGGCTCTTTCTTAGATTTGAACTTTACGCGTAACTTGGAAGTGAAAATTAAAAAAGTAGTCGCTGATATGAAGCTTGAAGAAAAGGGAATTCATGTTGCCTATAGTGGATCTTACAAGCTCAACTTGGATGATTATGATAGTTTAGTAGATGCATTAAAACCAATTTCAATTGCTTCTCTTGTTGGTATTACTATTTTACTTTTTGTTTTCTTTCGAAATCCACTATTTATATTTGTCCTGGTTATATCGCTGTTAACCGGTATTACAATTACATTTGGAGTTACGGGTCTTGTCATCGGGCGGCTAAACACTGTCACTACCATCATGGCGGCAGTGCTCATGGGACTAGGGATTGATTATGGTATTCAATTCTTGTATCGTTTCAGGGAAGAGTTTACACTTCGTGATGACTTCATGACATCTGTTACAGAAACGATTTACCACACAGGAATTGCTTCTCTAATTTCAGCACTCACGACGACTTCTGCTTTTATCGTTTTGATGTTCTCTGACTTCAAAGGATTTAGCGAGTTTGGCTTAATTGCTTGTTATGGAATTATCATCATTGCAATCTCTATGTATTTTGTTACAGCCCTACAGATTGCGATTATCTTTCGACTTGCACCTTCTCTCAAAAGATATTTTTACATGAATCAAAGAGAGAGTGAAGAATCAAACTTCGCTCATAGATTTTTTGTAAAACCTAAACGCGTTCTCATTGTAAGTGCAGTAATTATTTTGGGTATATCAGCATTTGCCCCTACTGTTAAATTCAATTACAGTGGGCGTGACTTACTTTTAGAAAATCAGGAATCGCTTTTGATTTACGATGAGATTGGAGATAGGTTTGACGTTAGCTCTGATCCGCAAGCGATTGTAACAGATACATTGGAAAAGAGTGAGGCTGTATTTGATTTCTTCACTCCTGTCCCAGAAGAGATGGCGAACTCAGTAGACCAAGTTGTTTCTATTTGGAATATCATCCCTCCCGAAAATCAACAAAGAGAAAATCTACATATATTAAGACAAATCAAAAATGACCTCAAGTATATGAAGCCGAGTATGCTAAAAGAAGAGCATAAGAAGCATTTGCCTACAGTTGATAAATACTTAGGTGTAAAAGATTTTTCTTATGCAGATGTTCCTGATCTATTCACAAAGCAATTTACCGAAGTGCCAACGAGTAAAATCAAAGGACATATGCTTTTTATTTATCCAAAGGTTGCTCTCTGGCATGGTAAGGATTTGGAAAGCTTTTATAACAATGTGGCTAAGTTTGATTATCCTTTAATTAGTAAACGCACATTAAACGCTATTCTCTATTCAACTGATATTGATTTAGATAAAAATAGCGAAGACCATGTAATTGGTAAATACACTTCCGAAGAAGAGGCAACAATTCTAAAAATTGTAAACTCCGCTTCCAAAGAAGAGTTGATGAAGATGAATATATTGCCATTAACCGCTCAGTTGCTCGTAGAAAAACGTCCGTTCGAATCTATTGTGCAGATGAGAAGCTTTAAAGAAACTGCCTATACAGCGGGTAGTGTGATATTATTCGCTAAGCTTGCGATGATTGTGAGAGGGGAAGCCTATCCTGCTGTCGGGTTTACTCTTTTAATCGTGCTTGTGATTTTAGTTACATTCTATCGTGGGCTAATTCCTGCTATCCTCTCTTTATTCCCTCTCGTTGTTGGTCTTGCGGTAATGCTTGGCATCATGGGAATATTTGGATCGAAGATTAACTTCTTTAACGTTCTAGTATTCCCGATTGTAATTGGATACGGAATTCAAAATGGAATCTATATCTACTATCGCTTTATGGAAGAGCGCAACGTAGGAAAAACTATCTCAAGAGTCGGACCTGCAATTATTGCATCCACTCTAACTACATTAGTAGGTTGGGGTGTATTGTTGATTGCCGAGCATAGAGGATTACACTCAGTTGGCGTTACTGCTAGTATAGGAATTGGATCTTCTCTTTTAGTTGCACTTACTCTATTACCTTCTATGCTGGCACTAGTTTATGCTCCTAAGAAAGAGGAAGAGACTCAAGAGGTTAGTGTTGGATTAAACATCGATACATCCACTGAGGAAAAAGCTGTAGAGGAAGAGCCGGAAGAAGATACAATTGATCTTGATGCGGCTACTACTGATTCTCCGATTGAAGCAATAGACAGTAAGGTTCAAGACGTAGATACAAACTACAAAGAAGATGTAAAAGATAAATTGGAAATCGTGAAGGATGCTCCGATTGATTTGGATACTGTATCTGACGATGATACTCCAGTGGAATTACCTACGAATGTAGATTTGCATGTCAAAGAAGAAATGAAAGAAAAGCTGGAAACTATGAAAGATGCGCCAATAGATTTGGACAAAGAATTAGATGATGATGCTTCCGATGTAGCAACTCCAGTGAAAATAGATTTAAATCTAAAAGAAGACTTAAAAGCTAAGCTAGAAGAAACTGCAGCTAAGAAAAAGTCACCAAAGAAAAAGCCTACCACTAAGAAGAAGGCTAATTCTGATTTGACGCAAAAAGCAACTACAGAAGAAAAGCCAGTAGCAAAAAAGAAACCCGCTTCTAAAAAGAAAAAATGA
- a CDS encoding ABC transporter substrate-binding protein, which produces MSKKLFSLSLLFCFLTSSVLFADESTILPTAKKLVGFIRFKKNDQAIALIDTKTFSKNLLLNHWDKIDPKDQLEFEEAMKEYIKHKSFPIALQYFDKIDINYEKAKVKSKEAELPASILYKGSEKITFSWIFTETNGKFLVSDFLLAEGKLASEVNRVKQIEPTYEKKGMKELIALIKKASK; this is translated from the coding sequence ATGTCTAAAAAGCTTTTTTCCCTTTCCCTTCTGTTTTGTTTTCTTACTTCTTCTGTCTTATTTGCAGATGAAAGCACCATTCTTCCTACTGCTAAGAAATTAGTTGGCTTTATACGCTTCAAAAAGAACGATCAAGCAATAGCACTCATTGACACGAAGACTTTTTCTAAAAATCTTCTTTTAAATCACTGGGATAAAATTGATCCCAAAGACCAATTGGAATTCGAAGAAGCCATGAAAGAATATATCAAGCATAAATCCTTTCCTATCGCGCTTCAATACTTCGACAAGATTGATATCAATTACGAAAAAGCAAAAGTAAAAAGCAAAGAAGCAGAATTACCCGCTTCCATTCTTTACAAAGGTTCAGAAAAAATTACCTTCTCCTGGATATTTACAGAAACAAATGGAAAGTTTTTGGTTAGTGATTTCCTACTCGCAGAAGGAAAGCTTGCTTCTGAAGTAAACCGTGTAAAACAAATAGAGCCAACCTATGAAAAAAAGGGAATGAAGGAATTGATCGCTTTGATAAAAAAAGCTTCTAAATAA
- a CDS encoding HigA family addiction module antidote protein, translating into MKKKLNPELNIHPGEILKKEFLEELNISARTLCLETGIPESNLSQILKGKRDVTAHISLLLGKFFGLNDVFFLTIQNHYDITKEKMIHDVRLSKIRPYHKLVRFFGSNKKASVAARKRT; encoded by the coding sequence ATGAAAAAGAAATTAAATCCAGAATTAAACATTCATCCAGGAGAAATTCTAAAAAAAGAATTCTTAGAAGAATTAAATATTTCTGCGAGAACTTTATGTTTAGAAACGGGAATTCCTGAATCGAATCTGAGTCAGATTTTGAAAGGCAAACGCGATGTTACCGCTCATATATCTTTGTTACTGGGGAAATTTTTCGGATTAAACGATGTCTTTTTTCTTACGATACAAAATCATTATGATATCACAAAGGAAAAAATGATTCATGATGTAAGACTCTCTAAAATTCGTCCTTATCATAAATTGGTTCGTTTCTTTGGTTCGAATAAAAAGGCAAGTGTTGCGGCAAGAAAAAGGACTTGA
- a CDS encoding type II toxin-antitoxin system RelE/ParE family toxin: MILSFNDKDSEKIWNSEFTKRFPIEIQKKAKMKLELLNAAKKVEELRIPPSNRLHVLLGDRKGQQSISVNDQFRICFTWENGNAYNVEVVDYH; this comes from the coding sequence GTGATTTTATCATTCAACGATAAAGACAGTGAAAAAATCTGGAACTCAGAATTTACAAAAAGATTTCCAATTGAAATACAAAAGAAAGCAAAGATGAAATTAGAGCTTCTTAATGCCGCAAAAAAAGTAGAAGAATTAAGAATACCGCCTTCTAATCGCTTGCATGTATTGCTTGGAGATAGAAAGGGACAGCAAAGTATTTCTGTAAACGACCAATTTAGAATTTGCTTTACTTGGGAAAACGGAAACGCATATAATGTTGAAGTCGTTGATTATCACTAG
- a CDS encoding zinc-binding dehydrogenase, with translation MNRLVHRTHKAGSLDDLKLITEDLPDPKDDEVTIEVKAVGLNFADVFALVGLYSATPKGSFVPGLEFSGNVVKLGKNVTRFNIGDKIMGVTRFGGYATHLNIGSAYIYNLPSTWSYAEGAGFIAQSLTAYYALFPLGNLQEGNTVLIHSAAGGVGIYANRIAKKYKAYTIGSIGNANKIETLQKEGYDDYIVRDKNFYKNLQDKLKGRILNLVLECIGGKIFEDSFKSLAPAGRIVVYGSANFAPESDSPNIFKLGYQYLTRPKIDPLSMISSNKSLLAFNLIWLWDKIEELSLMLEKILEMQLSPPLIGKTFPFANALDALHYFKSGKSVGKVILLT, from the coding sequence ATGAACAGGCTTGTTCATAGAACGCACAAGGCAGGCTCTCTCGATGATTTAAAATTAATCACGGAAGACCTGCCTGATCCAAAAGACGACGAAGTAACTATAGAAGTAAAAGCAGTTGGATTAAACTTTGCCGATGTATTTGCTCTCGTTGGTTTATACAGCGCAACTCCAAAAGGAAGCTTTGTTCCCGGATTGGAATTTTCGGGCAATGTAGTAAAGCTTGGGAAAAATGTTACTCGTTTTAATATTGGCGACAAGATAATGGGTGTAACCCGCTTTGGAGGATATGCAACTCATTTAAATATCGGCTCTGCTTATATTTACAATCTTCCTTCTACCTGGTCTTATGCAGAAGGAGCGGGATTTATTGCTCAATCGCTTACTGCCTATTATGCGCTTTTCCCTCTAGGAAATTTACAAGAGGGGAATACAGTTCTTATTCACAGTGCCGCTGGAGGAGTAGGAATTTATGCAAATAGAATCGCAAAGAAATACAAAGCCTACACGATTGGCAGTATTGGGAATGCTAATAAAATTGAGACTTTGCAGAAAGAAGGCTATGATGATTATATTGTCCGCGATAAAAATTTTTACAAAAACTTGCAGGACAAACTAAAAGGTAGAATTTTAAATCTAGTATTAGAATGCATTGGCGGAAAAATATTCGAAGATAGTTTCAAGTCTCTTGCGCCTGCAGGAAGAATTGTAGTTTATGGCTCTGCAAACTTTGCTCCTGAATCAGATTCTCCAAATATCTTTAAGCTTGGTTATCAATATTTAACTCGCCCTAAGATTGATCCACTCTCTATGATTTCGAGTAATAAATCATTGCTTGCTTTTAATCTAATCTGGTTATGGGACAAAATAGAAGAATTAAGTCTCATGCTAGAAAAGATTCTAGAAATGCAACTAAGTCCACCGCTCATTGGAAAAACATTTCCCTTTGCTAATGCGCTTGACGCACTCCATTATTTCAAATCAGGCAAATCAGTCGGCAAAGTAATTTTGCTTACTTGA
- a CDS encoding PIN domain-containing protein: protein MSENKIFIDSNVFLYSLCDDSFKKSLALSYLKKSYITSIQVVNENINVCLKKLKLPKDISFQHGQNILQSCDVKLITKSSIELACKISLEYNYSYWDSLIIAVALENDCNYLYSEDMQDGQIISSQLTIQNPFK, encoded by the coding sequence ATGAGCGAGAATAAAATTTTCATTGATTCAAATGTATTCCTCTATTCACTGTGCGATGACTCTTTTAAAAAATCCTTAGCTTTAAGTTATCTTAAGAAAAGCTATATTACAAGCATTCAAGTTGTAAATGAAAACATCAATGTATGCTTAAAAAAACTTAAATTGCCTAAAGACATTTCCTTTCAGCATGGTCAAAATATTTTACAAAGTTGCGATGTAAAATTAATCACTAAATCCTCAATAGAGTTAGCCTGTAAAATTTCTTTAGAATATAATTATTCTTATTGGGATAGTTTGATTATTGCAGTAGCTTTAGAAAATGACTGCAATTACTTATATTCAGAAGATATGCAAGATGGGCAAATTATAAGTAGTCAACTCACAATACAGAATCCTTTTAAATGA